TTGTATTAATAATACAGTTATTAGTCAATTTTAACATTAAGTAGCAAGAAGTCCCCCGCTTCTTAAGTGGGGGATGAATTGCTAAAGTTTTTTATCAATTGCTGAACCTATGCGAATTCTATTTTTTAGCGACATAATAACACCTCCTAATAGTATTATATTATAAAAAAAAAGGTGATTGCAAGTAGCATTACTTTATGTTATATTATAAATAAGGAGGTGTAACTTTGCTAAAAACTTATAAATACAGGATATACCCAACAAAAGGACAAGAAGAATATTTTGCTAAAGTGTTTGGTTGTGTAAGATTTATATATAACAAAATGCTACATGACAAAATAGAACATTATAAACAAACAGGAAAAATGCTAAACAATACACCTGCACAATATAAAAAAGAATGTTCTTTTCTAAAAGAA
This genomic interval from Anaerobranca californiensis DSM 14826 contains the following:
- a CDS encoding helix-turn-helix domain-containing protein: MLKTYKYRIYPTKGQEEYFAKVFGCVRFIYNKMLHDKIEHYKQTGKMLNNTPAQYKKECSFLKE